The Branchiostoma floridae strain S238N-H82 chromosome 12, Bfl_VNyyK, whole genome shotgun sequence genome segment CATGCCCACACAGGCTCTTGGTCCGGAGCCGAAGGGCAGGAAGGCGTACGGGTCACGTGACTCCTGCTGTTCCTTAGAGAACCTGTCAAAACAACAACGTCttccttaagccccctttacaaatcaagaattttgctcggccgagttgtcagcgagctctaaattacgaagaGGTATGACcttgatgccgacgaagaaacgcTGCCATTTGtccgtaggcatcagggtcatgcctccttgtaatttagagctcgctgccGCAACTCGGccaagctaaattcttgatttgtaataCCTCcgtcacattaggcgcgattcgatcggacgacgagtctgctagctctaaattacgaggaggcaggaccctgatgccgacgaagaaatgacagagtttcccccttcccgtcagagtcatgcctcctcgtaatttacagctcgcagactcgtcgtccgaacGAATCGCGCCTAATTGTGAGAGGGGTATTATATTAGAGAACTTAGAGAGATGAAAAGAGGAACATCAGAAGACGCTATATGTATAGAAATGTCACATGCAGCTGTCATGCTGAAGCACCCTTTGTTTAGAAGTTCTCCGAGTTAGGCGTAAGTCACATTGACAAACCGGAGTCAAGCCGGGCAGCTAttgggagcgaaaagaatgatataagaGACATCAGAatacactaaatttcaaaataagattcgtgggcataatatttgtatttttctaggtATACGTTTTAagttttcgtttctttaaacatcccggccgttccccagtttgtaaatgtgaccTAAACCTTAGGtccccttttcactagacggcAGTCACCCTTAATTTGATCACTAGCATATGACGAAAGCTCCAATCTATACATTTTCATGGTTAGAACAAGTGATGGAATGGATGCAAAATCTGTTCAATCATTTTTCTGtcttaaatctttttttttcttaagtaaAAAATACGACATTTCAGTCTGATTATCTCCAAACTTTGCTAGTTTTATATAGCCAAGAATCTAGTATATAACGTAATCCtttcatgatgaaaaaaaaaggatggcTGGCATGAATTGTGCGACAATCTCTAAAAATTTAGAAGGCACCTCTCTGGTCTGAACTTCTCCGGCTCCGGCCAGATCTCCGGGTCGTGGTGGATGGCGTAGGCGGGGATGTTGATGATGGTCCCCGCCGGGATGTGCAGACCTTTCACCTCGATATCTTCCTTACAGACACGATCAAACCTGAAGGCGATAACGGAACAGAAAATGATtacatcaggttggtagaatataggatataggacaATTATTTCCAAAACCAGTAGTTCCCtggacgagggggggggggggggggtacaagcttAGTCGCATCTGAAACTGttttctcgccgcaaaagcgtcACCTACATCGGGTActtatagcggcgagaagcagaagtCGGAATCTCcaaggaaggtgtctgagagacacaTATAAACACAAGCCAAGTAAGTAATTCTTCTGTTTCCGGAACAATCCAGATGTTAACTATAGGTATACATAGGCCATTGATCATCCAAACTAAGTTACCAACACTTTGGAAAATTTGAACATAGCACTGTTCAATGGAGAGAAGACATGAGGGTGTAATGTGTGCAATTTAACTACACGCACTGTCATTGTAGTCTCTGGCATACTAACTAGTTAACTATCCATCTAAGCCTTCTTGAGGTATGTAGCTCACCcatatacatgcacacaaactACTGAAAACACCGTCTTCTATGCAAATATACAGAAAGAACAGGACTGACCTCTTTGCCCCAGGATAGATCCTCAGGGTTTCGTTGACGCACATCTCCAGGAAGCGCATCTCGTTCAGAGCCTCGTAGTCCAGCTTCCCCTGGGTTAGTGAGTCACGTTCAAATATCAATTTGCTTATAAAGCCTCTGTGAATGTGCTTACGCGTGTATTAGGAAGAGAAGAGGCATTTATATAGAAACTGTAAATCTAGTTGTAATAATAAGTCGCCAGAGGGCCCAAAACCTAACAAATTGTGTTAGCTAGAACATGACCTATATAAcgacataccaaatttcatgaaaatccatttttgTCTTATGCTACTAAACCTTATAAaatcatacatatacacacaccaccaaaacataaccttctttccTTCTAAAAGATGATTACAGTTTGACCATcattttgctggatttttcagCGTTCCCGTGATGTGGCTCTtcttctctcactcactctcatgGCAGGGCGTTGTCACTCTttctaataccccctttccactaggacggcgctctcgccgcgctctctctgcgacctagaatttgacagaacgctcaaagaattctgtagaaaagaaacgaatctttttacaccttgtgtgttttgttgtcttttcagtcacacttatACGTTTTATATGATGTACCAAGTGTGAAGGTGAAGATTACACATAtcttatttaggtcgcagtgagaacgcagcgcgatcgccgtctagtggaaagggggcctaaggaatcccccccccccttctatactctccaagcagaggttaggctcctgctgttttttaaacgtttttttagtattttttatcgggtgacacagcaagataaaagacaaaatagaaagcccgataaaaaccacaaaaaagtaataaaaaacagccgagcctaacctcttcttggagagtatcCCTTCCATACACTGTTAAACACGGTGTTAGACGGTGATCGAGAAACAACTCACCCGTGCCTGTACAACTCGGTCGATCTCTTCCCTGACCTTGTCCTGTGCCTCCTGGTTAAAGGCGAGGTTGTAGGCCGTGAGTGCGATGGTGTTGGCGGTGGTGTCGTAACCTGCCAACCAGAAGGCTAGGGAGTTCCCTACGATCTCCGTCATGGACAGGCCTGGATATTACAAATAATTTTAAGACATGGTGTAAACGGTAGGACCACATGACAACAGTGAAAAAGCGTACATTGAGATGGTTTTGTCATGCGGCAAGGTACTACAACGGACAGTCCCTGGAAGCCGGAGAAGAGGGAGACAGAAGAAACGAtgggaagacaacaaaaaggaATGGGCCTGGTTGAGGTAAGCAAAAGCCATAAGAGCAGCGAAGGACAGAGACAGGTGGAGGAGAGTAGTGGATAAAGTCATAGTGCCCCAACGACCAATACAGAGGTCAaaggataggtgaggtgaggtaaaTGGTATATGAGAAGCAAAACGGACTAACTTAGGTCTAAATTGTTCAGCAGTTAGTAACTttgtataatgaatgaatgaatgaagacctttattgtacaattttgcccaaccgagctaagtaatGGTGTATTGATATTCTTAAAAACTGATAGAATAATGTGATAATACTTTCATTCAATGTTCTCTTTCATGGACAGACCTGGACATCAAAATGGTGTTTAGAGTTGGTATAAACGGTATATAAGAAGCAAAAAGCGGACTTTGCTCTAAATTGTTCAACATTTGGTAACTTTGTATACTGAAGAAATGATGTATTGATATTCTTCAAAACTGATATAACATGCTGATAAAGCTTTCATTGTCTTACACAATTCTGTACTGGCGTTTGCATGTCCGCTTGCTTCTTATTTGTtcgtttgcttgtttgttttgtcgtACAAAAAACAAGTATTCCAATACTTGCCTTGCTTGTCGACAGCCTCTTCACTTGTCTTCTCGTCTAGAGTCTTATTGTGCGCCTTCAGCAGGAGTTGAAGGAAGTCCACTCGTTTCTTCAAATATAATCAATAGTACATTATTGATCATGAGTTCAAAAATACACTTAAgttcgtgaatagtttcatcagattaGTACGTCAccgaataaagagactctttttacataACCATTGGTTTATtccacaccgacgtttcggtcaccgtctgtcaccttcttcagggcaattctgactggttcacataaacgtaaatattttgaacaatctgaactgtgagcagcgacacctgtcctgcagtacaatgtgaaccagtcagaaaaGCAAGTCAATTGTAAATTCGATTGAGTTCAAGTTTTTTTCATAGTTTATCTTTACAAAACGTTTGTTTATTGGAAGTAAAATAACAAGTCAAAATATTAGTTATCATCGCTACAAACAATTTGTAACAAGCTATCATGATAGTTGATATACTTGTACGAGTAAGTTATACAATCaggatttttttacaaatcttacaTCATCGTCAGGGTTGCCTCTTCTCATCTTGATGACATTGTGCACGGTTTGCTTGAAAAAGTCCGTGGCAAACTTCGGGAAGAGGGAGAACCCCCGGAGCTTGAAGATGTGGTTGAATGGAGgcggtactgcagtagaaaatAAACTTGATTATTAAGAAACTTCGTGAATAAGACCTCTTATTACTGGAGGGAGACCAACATTGGATTCGTATGGCATATAACTTTACAATTGGTATCTGGccaaaaagtatgatttgaaaggcaacaaagcacacaacttacaaaacacatttcctaaagctaagggcacaaccatTCGTACGtgaaaatacgtgctgtctacgtgcaaaaacatgggcaatcttttgggatccgtaagtggtaagtaccgcctccgtacgaactcgtatagaatccgacggattttggagcactcagacacgccgtagaacttcacgtgcaggcaaaactttgtgtaccatcgggctgtggattcgccccccgCATTcatgccagtacgggcgacacgCCTGTCCTGTGCAGTCTGAACATTTTCAGAAGTACTTGGCGGacgtccccccccccaaaaaaaacgtggATGCTAACACAAGTATGTATCGGAATCATTTGTCTTTCCTAGAGCCTTAGAATGCACTAATAACTGAACTTGGACATGAAGTAGAATAAAGTCTCTAAAGAGTCAGTTTAGTAGACAATGTACACTAGATATAGTCATTAGACAGaatgttatttttcattacatcGTCTTTAATATAATAAGAAAAGCAGCAACGCTATAAGGATGTCATAGCAGATACAAATGCATGTAGACGGATCAAAGGATAACAATGCTTATCGACACTCACGCATGACATAGAAAAACCCTTTGAGCATGTTGATCTTGAAGATTGCCTTGGCGTGGGTAGCGAAGGGATGGTCCGGGTGTTTGAAAGAGTCCACCTCCACACCGAACGCCGTACTGGAGATCACGTCCATGGAGAATGCAGAGGACAGCCTATAGAAAGTGAAGAAAGGTATTTAATAGgggaaatagtagaaataaGGTTGAAAACATAGCACAGCTGCCCAGagctacagaaacggagatgggcgcacCATCCTGATGCGGGAAGAACTTTTGAATTAACGTTTTAATCAAAACCTACGTCATATTTtttacccggggcccggccgggctgtttgtgaaaacgaaaaGTTAAAGTTTATGACAATAAGTATGCATAAGGCATGCTattaaatcatttttggtacgtttttcttgtcttttatatcgcACTTTTTGTTCCATAAAACTGCCCTGCAGGGCCTcgttgtggaaatgtgacgttacatTGCTACATGACCCTCTGATGTTCTGAAATACGTGTAGTAGCCAAGCTAGCTAAATCACAGCCTTTATCATGATCTTAAAACAGTTTATTTACTGTAGAAACCGACTAACAGCTACTCTctgtagcctggtattcagcAGTATTAtacgtattatagctcccgagtctcttctgtcctctccgtatttgcagagaggacagaagagactcgggagctataattcggatggataccaggctaggtttCTGAACACTCACTCTTTCATGTCGAACATGACTCTCTTTTCCTGCTTCTCCATCAGACTGGAGACCAGACCGTCGGCACACTTCTCCACAAGCGCGGACATCTGCCAGGAGAGATGAAGAGGGTTACTGTGGAAACTTAACTCTtctaaacaaatagataaataagcatacaaacaaacaaacaaaacagataaGTCGGTGGGCAGTTCAACAACAGCTGTAGAACACTGCCACGCAGTTATGTAATATTACGCTATACACGTGAAACATGCCTGTTTGTTtcgttttttttgtttctttgtgaaAGACTATGATTGCAATGCATGCCTACTATCGAAGCAGAGCTACTGATAACAAAGACGGTATCCATTAGTATCCTATTAATGCTTACCTAGATTTTAAGTTCAATCGTTTCTTGACATACAGTAAATAGGTAATTAGGAGTCACTTCCATACACAATCTCGACACAGTATAAACAGGCACTGGACAGTAGATCGTGCCATGCCGATAAATTCTTAAGcgacaaagaagaaaaacaccCATGGCATCTTAATCTAGAGACTTATTGTGACTAGGTAAAGAAAGTACAATCGTTTCCTTCCATACGTTCGTGACAACCACACCTGTTTGAGCTTGCTTGAGCTGAAGGTTGGTGAGATGGCGCTGCGGACCCGCTTCCAGTCGGTGTCCTCGATCACGAACAGGCCGCCTGCAAAGGCTTCAAGGAGGGAGCCTAGATCCTGGAAAAGAATAAAGGAAAGATCAGCATGAAACCCCAAATAGCAGGTACTCatgcaactggacatgattttgaaaatgccaGACGTTTGAGGTAGCTTCCACAAcctttcgtcaatgacactgagCAGATCGTTTTGAAGAGAAGGTTTTCTAGCCTGACTATTAATTGATATAGTGAATAAGGCTGCGACACAATGATGAATTGATAAGAATGGATAAATATGTAGATGAGTTTAAGACATTTTTAGATAGTCAGCATGAAAGTTAATCTGTAGTCATGGTAACGGATATGTGGAAAACTGGTAGTATGCAACACCGAGAATACACTAAATGCCCCCCTCTTCGTGGCCTCTAAAGCTAAATAACTTAGAGATCTGATAATGGAAAAtaagaacatcatcatcatcatcgtcggtCGACGTGTGACATACCCTTTTGGTGGCTAACTACAAGACAGAGATGCGCCAGGTCTCTTGTCAAGAACTTATAAGTGCTCAAAGAACATTATTTCCACACGTTACTCACCCTACGGTTGCTGAAGTTGTTGAACTGCTTCACTGTGATCTCCTTTATTATTTCCAGGTCGCCGACCATCAGCATTGGTGTCCGGCCTTCAAAGAACCTGCATAGTAGATTTCATATGTAtataataatcataatcatagtaCATCTGGTGTATCATTTGCATCCAGTAGTTACCCAATTTCttttagtaatgaggctgatttacgtgTTCGAGGCACCTTCGCGACCACGGGACCCcgtttagcctggataccataccccaacctcaaatatctttcgtgttggagtctggcaggatggctgtagaaaggttctcgaaggcccttgatcagagggagggaaacctaggattgatgaccactcacaccacaagtagccagctacaacacaccacagttggtcagcaggctaccacagtagcgaatcaggtacttagtggtcactgttagggattcaaaaaatacagttgggggtcttaaCCAATCATAgtggggtgtaattacctcctgctgatcctgctgctgttctattggtggagttttttgcccactataaggggcaaaattgagaagagttcctatcccatccggccagacccctgcacgatagatacttgagatcgggctggggtttggtaaccaggctagacCCCGTTTTACGTCTCTTCCGAAGACTTATTCGTGAATTCTTGGTcgggctacagcatccagtctttCTTGGCGGTCTCCTATCCACGAACTGTCCGGACTGCACGTTGCTACCTCTGAGGTCGAGGGAATCGGGTGTATAAATAAGTCTACTTATTTGCATATAAGGACTAGATGTCTACGCTACGCGGACTCGGtcgttcattcggtggttaACCGGTTATAGGAACTGGTCATGAATCATGGCACCGCATACACCTCAGGGCGTTTCATCAACCCTGAATTCACGTTGCACAGTCAGTTCTTAATCTTGAAAGATTTGAATACTAGTCAGCGCCAGAATTATCAGCACCATCAGGTTACGATAACACAGTCCAAATACGTAAAGTACTTACCCAAATACTTTGCCGTACTGCTTATAACATTTGCAGTCGAAGACGTGCGATCCCTGCCAGTATTTAAAGAGATTTTAGTAAAGAATCATTGATTCTAAAAAAGGAACGTGGACTTGTAGAAATGATGAGACTAAATACACCGCTTTTATAAACAATAGTCTTTATGGACACAACACAAATGCAGTGACATTCGTAAGGTCTTCAGCAATGCGAgggatcgctgttgttgtttctatccggggtattcgacggcTAGTGCCTACTACATTGTATGAATCATTACTTGCTGATATGTAAATCAACCTTTTGCCAATCACCTGCTTGTTGTCTAACGCTGCTTTACCGTGACATCATCGATATCGTTCGTATTGGACATGCttataactgtaacagttatattcaAATTAACAAGTAAATACAAATCACCTTGTATGAATACAATGATCCTTGTGTCGAatgacatttcatgtatttttttgccaactatcattttgttgcgacctgtacttaaaagtgagtatatatatgtacaactacagttccacgaccccataccttcgccacaTGATTAAAAGTTGAAGGTACCGACCTCTGTGTAGCTCAGGATGTTTCCGAAGTTCACTACGGGCTTGGGACCGGGGATCCCCAGCCGTTTGAACGTGTAGAATGGCCATGTTAGATACCTGTGgaaaaaatatacatac includes the following:
- the LOC118428229 gene encoding cytochrome P450 3A24-like; protein product: MVAMLELLPLSPTWVLVGVCLVLYYLYLTWPFYTFKRLGIPGPKPVVNFGNILSYTEGSHVFDCKCYKQYGKVFGFFEGRTPMLMVGDLEIIKEITVKQFNNFSNRRDLGSLLEAFAGGLFVIEDTDWKRVRSAISPTFSSSKLKQMSALVEKCADGLVSSLMEKQEKRVMFDMKELSSAFSMDVISSTAFGVEVDSFKHPDHPFATHAKAIFKINMLKGFFYVMLPPPFNHIFKLRGFSLFPKFATDFFKQTVHNVIKMRRGNPDDDKRVDFLQLLLKAHNKTLDEKTSEEAVDKQGLSMTEIVGNSLAFWLAGYDTTANTIALTAYNLAFNQEAQDKVREEIDRVVQARGKLDYEALNEMRFLEMCVNETLRIYPGAKRFDRVCKEDIEVKGLHIPAGTIINIPAYAIHHDPEIWPEPEKFRPERFSKEQQESRDPYAFLPFGSGPRACVGMRLAMLEIKHALAKVLEKFRFVTCEKTEVPLRLENNNGNQVTGGVWLKVEARTHTPRVRMSSA